One Paraburkholderia kururiensis DNA window includes the following coding sequences:
- a CDS encoding TIR domain-containing protein has translation MRSLEEKAKAALQGGKRNVFISFATEDMDEVNLLRAQAKNENSDIEFNDHSVREPYESERAEYIKRKIAERIARSSVTVVYLSKDTAQSRWVEWEVKKSLELGKKVIAVHPGDSFKGSRPSWLDQHRIEVVPWSRLGDRLK, from the coding sequence GTGCGTTCGCTCGAGGAGAAAGCGAAAGCGGCGCTCCAAGGTGGTAAACGAAACGTCTTCATCAGCTTTGCAACCGAAGACATGGATGAGGTGAACCTGCTTCGGGCTCAGGCAAAGAACGAGAATAGTGACATAGAGTTCAACGACCATTCGGTACGCGAGCCCTACGAGAGTGAGAGAGCGGAATATATCAAACGCAAAATCGCGGAACGAATCGCTCGCTCCTCCGTAACTGTTGTCTACCTTTCCAAAGATACCGCGCAGAGTCGATGGGTTGAGTGGGAAGTCAAAAAGAGCCTTGAGCTCGGCAAAAAGGTGATCGCGGTTCACCCGGGTGACAGCTTTAAGGGCAGTCGACCTAGTTGGCTCGACCAGCATCGCATCGAGGTTGTGCCGTGGTCCAGACTAGGAGATAGGCTGAAGTAG
- a CDS encoding 7-cyano-7-deazaguanine synthase: MSIVTLVSGGLDSTLVAKLAQEEGLRQHPLFIDYGQRSRDRELGACRRAMADLNLPEPKVANLSGFGALIRSGLTDPTLHIADDAFTPGRNMLFLLTAAAHAYQVNADAVSIGLLHEDTSLFPDQTSAFLRDAECVIARCMGRDIRVLAPLATFRKPDVVALAHEKGIRNTYSCHMGGEKPCGACISCNEFKFLGA, from the coding sequence ATGAGCATCGTCACCCTTGTCTCGGGCGGGCTGGATTCGACCCTTGTTGCCAAGCTGGCGCAAGAGGAAGGCTTGCGCCAGCATCCATTATTCATTGACTATGGTCAGCGATCCCGCGACCGGGAGTTGGGGGCCTGCCGTCGCGCGATGGCCGATCTGAACCTGCCCGAGCCGAAGGTAGCCAACCTCTCTGGCTTCGGCGCGCTCATTCGCTCGGGACTCACTGACCCTACGCTCCATATAGCCGACGACGCGTTCACGCCTGGACGCAACATGCTGTTTCTCCTTACAGCAGCAGCGCATGCGTACCAAGTGAATGCCGACGCTGTCTCAATCGGACTTCTCCACGAGGACACCAGCCTATTCCCTGATCAAACCTCGGCATTTCTGCGCGACGCCGAATGCGTGATAGCGCGCTGCATGGGTAGGGACATCAGGGTGCTCGCGCCGCTAGCGACATTCCGTAAGCCGGACGTTGTCGCCCTCGCCCATGAGAAAGGTATTCGGAATACCTATTCCTGCCACATGGGCGGCGAAAAACCCTGTGGCGCGTGCATCTCATGCAATGAGTTCAAATTTTTGGGGGCCTGA
- a CDS encoding DNA lyase, whose amino-acid sequence MNRYTSERLSSAVAAICPDVQARVKRPSAQPGERQLWWELSSCILSSQVPYALAIAATDAIDSEGLLLDSCRDPEPLTARLLGVLCKPFIVEGQSRGYRFPVARARQIAQTHTAIMMQAPSLRALIDRFHDATEARAWFVTHAPGIGPKQASMFLRNVGMSYDLAILDRHVLNYMTALGIYSGVRLSIASLTQYRRLEAALRQHADCLECPVGLLDWAIWIVMRVANRKMEPIAI is encoded by the coding sequence ATGAACAGGTACACTTCTGAACGGCTGTCGAGCGCCGTCGCGGCCATCTGTCCGGACGTCCAGGCTCGGGTGAAACGCCCCTCCGCGCAACCGGGCGAGCGACAGTTGTGGTGGGAATTGTCATCTTGCATTCTCAGTAGCCAGGTCCCCTATGCCCTTGCTATCGCTGCCACCGATGCAATCGACTCTGAAGGCCTACTCCTTGATAGCTGTCGTGATCCGGAACCCCTAACGGCGCGGCTCCTCGGTGTGCTATGCAAGCCTTTTATAGTGGAAGGTCAGTCCCGAGGTTACCGATTTCCTGTAGCGCGTGCCCGTCAGATCGCTCAGACTCACACGGCCATCATGATGCAAGCGCCGTCGCTCCGCGCGCTCATCGACCGCTTTCATGATGCCACGGAAGCTCGTGCCTGGTTCGTTACTCATGCGCCAGGAATCGGGCCCAAGCAAGCGAGTATGTTCTTGCGTAATGTGGGTATGAGTTACGATCTCGCAATCCTTGACAGACACGTGTTGAATTACATGACGGCACTCGGCATTTACTCGGGGGTGCGGCTTTCTATCGCCAGCCTTACCCAATACCGTCGACTCGAAGCCGCGCTGCGGCAGCATGCCGACTGTCTGGAATGCCCGGTGGGTCTACTGGACTGGGCAATATGGATCGTCATGCGCGTGGCGAACCGAAAAATGGAACCTATTGCGATATGA
- a CDS encoding toll/interleukin-1 receptor domain-containing protein codes for MADIYIAYAREDHAIAEKLHGLLSQQWDTWWDDKITGRFSMAIESEIPKAGCMVPLFSASSRSKDTFTEELRLGQKHGVQLLPIRLDDSDPPYPFGAYSYTELRNWNGEVYHPGYLQLLRRLATIVPPKTKPQRPLATANARVPLPTLFLSVSSHETQLVPVEAVQALRVFAAPTILVSAYDMVARRKPQVMINELKAYRENGGFVLVDSGNYEASRLGSRRWKSTDLKEALAQTPHDWAFCFDVMNPKQDPDRAIDEIVEAVERDREFTDAPVLPIVHAPKLKQGGYKLDHIPRIICEVADRLEPQLIAIPERELGAGLIARAKTVKAIRKELSKLPFYQPLHLLGTGNPWSIAVLTAAGADTFDGLEWCRVVADHATDTLHHFQHFDFFTYQTALADSIASEALNDPAINFTGKVAFHNLDYFTRFAKDLREAVTESNLEAFVVGLVGKDTANQLKKHVSGLFK; via the coding sequence ATGGCAGATATCTACATCGCATACGCTCGCGAGGACCACGCAATTGCTGAGAAGCTCCATGGGCTACTGTCACAGCAATGGGACACTTGGTGGGACGATAAAATCACCGGCCGCTTCTCTATGGCAATCGAGTCGGAGATTCCAAAGGCAGGCTGCATGGTCCCTCTCTTCTCCGCATCGTCTAGGAGCAAGGACACTTTCACGGAAGAGTTGAGGCTTGGCCAGAAGCATGGTGTCCAACTCTTGCCCATCCGGCTTGACGACAGTGATCCGCCCTACCCCTTCGGGGCATATAGCTACACTGAGCTGCGGAACTGGAACGGCGAGGTTTACCACCCCGGATACCTGCAGTTGCTGCGACGCCTGGCAACCATCGTGCCCCCCAAAACCAAACCACAGCGACCGCTTGCGACCGCCAACGCCCGTGTACCACTACCGACACTGTTTCTGTCGGTCTCGTCGCATGAGACGCAGCTTGTACCGGTTGAAGCCGTGCAAGCGCTCCGTGTCTTTGCGGCGCCGACTATACTCGTCTCCGCCTACGACATGGTCGCGCGCCGTAAACCACAGGTGATGATCAACGAGCTTAAGGCGTACCGGGAGAACGGGGGCTTTGTTTTGGTGGACTCTGGCAACTATGAAGCATCCCGCTTGGGCTCTCGTCGATGGAAATCGACGGATTTGAAGGAGGCACTCGCTCAGACTCCGCATGATTGGGCATTTTGCTTTGATGTGATGAACCCGAAACAAGATCCAGATCGCGCCATTGACGAGATCGTCGAGGCGGTCGAGCGGGACAGGGAGTTCACCGATGCCCCGGTGCTTCCGATCGTACACGCTCCAAAGCTCAAGCAAGGGGGGTACAAGCTCGATCACATTCCGCGAATTATCTGCGAGGTCGCGGACCGGCTTGAGCCCCAGCTCATCGCCATTCCGGAGCGCGAGCTTGGCGCCGGCTTAATCGCTCGCGCCAAGACCGTTAAGGCCATTAGGAAGGAGCTAAGTAAGCTCCCCTTCTACCAGCCGTTGCATCTACTTGGCACGGGCAACCCCTGGAGCATCGCCGTCCTTACCGCAGCAGGCGCAGACACCTTCGACGGGCTTGAGTGGTGCCGAGTGGTTGCCGATCATGCCACGGACACGCTTCACCACTTTCAGCATTTCGACTTCTTTACCTATCAAACCGCGTTAGCCGACTCGATCGCTAGTGAGGCGCTCAACGACCCGGCCATCAACTTCACTGGCAAGGTCGCGTTTCACAATCTCGACTACTTCACGCGCTTTGCGAAAGATCTGCGAGAGGCCGTTACCGAGAGTAATTTAGAGGCGTTCGTGGTAGGGCTCGTCGGCAAAGATACCGCGAACCAACTGAAGAAACACGTTTCGGGCCTCTTCAAATGA
- a CDS encoding PfkB family carbohydrate kinase yields the protein MQIVGGLYRELCHVPAWDAVFGSGVRAAAAVSVLSPGSTLHTYAEGFESLDATSLKEQGIEVRLSRRPTAIVFAYFHPLSRPHIQPPLDEITRQQTIEVSGDAVLRFGFLEGDAVINACRAVYDPQTWRDPAPFGANGSIADELAIVLNERELQSAAGLDDLSSAASRLMERQSAAVIVVKGGVRGAMVFERGGRAAYIPAYRSPRVFKIGTGDVFSAIFAHHWAEARLPAVDAADIASRSVAAYCGAVQLPLADNAHRNLVPVKSAAPGTVLIEGAADTIGQRYTMEEARFVLRELGVDVTSPALDGTVKTNAAAVLVLADGLGDETITQVQRAKAAGTPIVVLREGGVRATGVPIGGAGVTVTNDFASALYFAAWAAAERS from the coding sequence ATGCAGATAGTCGGCGGGCTTTATCGCGAACTATGTCACGTGCCCGCTTGGGATGCCGTTTTTGGGTCCGGTGTTCGTGCTGCCGCTGCAGTCTCCGTGCTTTCCCCGGGCAGCACCCTCCACACCTATGCGGAAGGCTTCGAAAGCTTAGATGCAACTTCGCTAAAAGAACAGGGGATCGAGGTGCGCCTAAGCAGGCGTCCGACTGCCATTGTTTTTGCATACTTTCATCCGCTGTCTCGACCACACATCCAACCGCCACTCGATGAGATTACGCGTCAGCAAACAATCGAAGTCAGTGGCGATGCCGTGCTGCGCTTCGGATTTCTCGAAGGAGATGCCGTCATCAATGCGTGCCGAGCCGTCTACGATCCACAGACTTGGCGAGACCCAGCTCCATTTGGTGCGAACGGGTCAATCGCGGATGAGTTGGCGATTGTCCTCAACGAACGTGAGCTTCAATCCGCAGCGGGATTGGACGATCTTAGCTCGGCTGCTTCGCGTCTCATGGAGCGCCAAAGCGCTGCAGTCATTGTTGTCAAAGGTGGGGTTCGTGGTGCGATGGTCTTTGAGCGGGGCGGTCGGGCCGCATATATCCCGGCGTACCGCTCGCCGCGCGTGTTCAAGATCGGTACCGGAGACGTGTTTAGCGCAATCTTTGCGCATCATTGGGCCGAAGCGAGATTGCCAGCGGTGGACGCCGCTGATATTGCCTCGCGATCGGTCGCGGCCTACTGTGGCGCCGTCCAGTTACCTTTGGCGGATAATGCGCATCGTAATCTGGTGCCGGTGAAATCTGCGGCGCCAGGCACGGTCTTGATCGAGGGGGCGGCCGACACCATTGGGCAACGCTACACCATGGAAGAAGCGCGGTTCGTACTCCGCGAGCTCGGCGTGGATGTCACCAGCCCGGCGTTGGATGGTACCGTCAAGACGAACGCCGCAGCCGTACTTGTACTTGCCGATGGTCTTGGCGATGAGACCATCACACAGGTACAGCGTGCGAAAGCGGCCGGTACGCCAATTGTGGTTTTGCGCGAAGGCGGCGTGCGGGCAACAGGCGTGCCAATCGGCGGGGCCGGCGTTACGGTCACGAATGACTTTGCCTCTGCGCTTTATTTTGCTGCTTGGGCCGCAGCGGAACGCTCCTGA
- a CDS encoding helix-turn-helix domain-containing protein — MLEKETRRNFDELSERRRVAMTLLEEGVSQADVARELAVSRQTVSRWAKLREEYPDEEAWRRRPLGRPGGLSEEKKNVLARMLINSYILEYGTEYAAPWTLARVARMIAAEFGVSYSLVQVRNILAGLAGGGRLPLRSRYFWMRLILRTYPILSGQNLFAPGKTQTLRDVVLSLGDGDFPQS; from the coding sequence ATGTTGGAGAAAGAGACTAGGCGGAACTTCGATGAGCTGAGTGAGCGAAGGCGGGTGGCGATGACCTTGCTCGAAGAAGGGGTGTCTCAGGCTGACGTCGCGCGTGAGCTGGCGGTAAGTCGGCAAACTGTATCCCGCTGGGCGAAGCTGAGGGAAGAATACCCTGACGAGGAGGCGTGGCGTAGGAGGCCACTGGGACGTCCGGGCGGTTTAAGCGAAGAGAAGAAGAATGTGCTCGCCAGGATGCTGATCAATAGCTACATACTCGAGTATGGAACCGAATATGCTGCACCCTGGACGCTCGCGCGCGTAGCTCGAATGATCGCAGCCGAGTTCGGAGTGTCTTACAGTTTGGTGCAGGTAAGGAACATTCTGGCTGGCTTGGCCGGCGGTGGCCGATTACCGCTTCGTTCCAGATACTTTTGGATGCGACTTATTCTGCGAACCTATCCGATTTTGTCGGGACAGAACCTGTTCGCTCCCGGCAAGACTCAAACGCTCCGAGATGTCGTTCTCAGCTTGGGCGATGGAGATTTCCCGCAATCCTGA
- a CDS encoding tyrosine-type recombinase/integrase — protein sequence MALTTLEITRASPGGKPLKLPDGNGLYLYVTKTTKSWRTDYRIAGRRGTVVHGQYPAMTLSQARARNREAKQLLATGVDPATHKRLEKLALQASFGDTFEATAKHWYDSKSELRSKPWREAHSLYLRRDLNPNIGNVPLDQIDAHALLNVLEAVRRERGVKTAERVRQTAVQVFDHARRKLKVEVNPARVLQGWTDIPAQISHAPLREHEIPEFVERLDADTGAAATKLSILLMLLTFVRKNEIVQARWDEFDLDNAVWVIPAERMKMRDPHVVPLSRQALSALEQLKPLSFASAYLFPSLGSNLKPMGMSTPNVVFERMGYGSRFTPHGIRATASTWLNNRGVRADVIERQLAHVERNRVRAAYNRADYWPERVAAMQLWADFVLPDQATAGGTLSVPLPQNEEIEQ from the coding sequence ATGGCTCTGACCACGCTGGAGATCACCCGTGCCTCGCCCGGGGGTAAGCCGCTGAAACTGCCCGACGGCAACGGCCTATACCTGTACGTCACCAAGACTACGAAGTCCTGGAGAACCGACTACCGGATTGCTGGTCGCCGGGGCACCGTCGTCCACGGCCAGTACCCAGCCATGACTCTCTCCCAAGCTCGGGCGCGCAACCGGGAAGCGAAGCAACTACTCGCCACCGGCGTTGACCCAGCTACGCACAAGCGCCTCGAGAAACTTGCCCTCCAAGCATCGTTCGGTGACACGTTCGAAGCCACCGCAAAACACTGGTACGACAGCAAGAGTGAGCTGCGCTCGAAGCCTTGGCGTGAAGCACATAGCCTGTATCTGCGGCGCGACCTGAATCCGAACATCGGTAACGTGCCGCTCGATCAAATCGATGCCCACGCGCTACTCAATGTGCTTGAAGCCGTTCGTCGCGAACGTGGCGTCAAGACTGCCGAGCGCGTTCGGCAAACGGCAGTACAGGTATTCGACCACGCACGGCGGAAACTGAAGGTAGAGGTGAATCCCGCTCGTGTCCTGCAAGGATGGACTGACATTCCCGCTCAGATCAGCCACGCACCACTGCGGGAGCATGAGATTCCTGAATTCGTTGAGCGCCTTGACGCCGATACCGGGGCTGCGGCGACAAAGCTCAGCATTCTCCTCATGTTGCTCACGTTCGTGCGCAAGAACGAGATTGTGCAAGCCCGTTGGGACGAGTTCGATCTCGACAATGCCGTGTGGGTAATCCCAGCCGAACGGATGAAGATGCGTGATCCCCACGTCGTGCCGCTGAGTCGGCAAGCGCTATCAGCACTGGAGCAGTTGAAGCCGCTTTCATTCGCCTCGGCCTATCTGTTCCCAAGCCTTGGCAGCAACCTGAAGCCGATGGGCATGTCGACTCCTAACGTCGTGTTCGAGCGCATGGGCTATGGCAGCCGGTTCACGCCACACGGGATCAGAGCAACGGCAAGTACCTGGCTGAACAATCGCGGCGTGCGCGCTGATGTGATCGAGCGCCAACTCGCTCATGTGGAGCGCAACCGCGTGCGAGCGGCCTACAATCGCGCCGACTATTGGCCGGAGCGGGTGGCCGCGATGCAGTTATGGGCCGATTTTGTATTGCCTGATCAGGCGACGGCCGGCGGCACGCTGTCCGTGCCGCTCCCCCAAAACGAAGAAATCGAACAATGA